CCACCCTCGAAGAAAAAATTGACCTGGCGAGCGAAAAATATTTCGAAATTCTGTCTAAAAATCCCAATCTCCCTCTTTTTATTCTCAGCGAAATTCAGAAAAAACCGTCCAATATTACCGCGCTTATTCCCGTGGACAAAGTTCTTAAAACTTCAGTATTGCTAAGACAGATCGAAGAGAAAAAACCGGGACTAAATGCTTTTCATTTCATTGTTAATTTTCTTAGTATGACGGCATTTCCCTTTATCGCAAAACCAATTTTGAAGAATTTCAACATCCTGAATGATGAGGAATTTCAGCAGTTCGTGGAAGAAAGAAAAACTTTAGTACCGGTTTGGATCAAAATGATTCTGAACAGTTAATGATCCCTGACTTTTCATTTAAAATCAACAGAATGAAAATTTTAAAATCCCTGATAACACTAACGTTCCTGCTGAATCTTTCTCTGAATGCCCAGCAAACAATTACTTTGGACGAATGTCAGCAACTCGCCAAAGCGAACTATCCGCTCATCAAAAGAAGCCCCCTCATCGAAAAAACCAGAGATTATACGGTGGAGAATGCATCCAAAGGCTGGCTCCCGCACATCAATGTGACCGGTCAGGCGACCTATCAGAATGAAGTTACGCAACTGCCGATCAACATTCCAAATATGTCGGTGGAACCGCTGAGCAAAGACCAGTACAAAATCTACGCAGATATTCAACAGACGGTTTACGACGGCGGTATGATTTCCAACCAAAAGAAAATAGCTCAGATTCAGTCAGAAACAGAAGTCCAGAAAAATGAAGTGGAACTCAACAAACTGGAAGAAAGAATAAATCAAATTTACTTCGGAATTCTGCAAAGTCAGGAACAGCTGCAGCAAACTGATTTAACGAAAAACGACCTTGAAAATGGTTTGAAAAAAGCGGAAGCCCAGTTTCAGTACGGCACCATTCTGAGAAGTCAGGTTGATGTTTTGAAAGCACAAATCATCAGCCTCGAACAGCGAAAGATTGAACTTCAGTCGTTGCGGAAAAACTTCATCAACATGCTTGCGGTTTTCATCAAAAAAAATATTGATGAACAGACTGTATTCCAAAAACCGGAAAAGCTTTTACTTACT
The window above is part of the Kaistella faecalis genome. Proteins encoded here:
- a CDS encoding TetR/AcrR family transcriptional regulator; amino-acid sequence: MYPKKDISTEEKILISASKVFTEKGFSGTRTRDIAEEAGINLALLNYYFRSKEKLFEQVMKVKIVLLFGKIIPIITNEKSTLEEKIDLASEKYFEILSKNPNLPLFILSEIQKKPSNITALIPVDKVLKTSVLLRQIEEKKPGLNAFHFIVNFLSMTAFPFIAKPILKNFNILNDEEFQQFVEERKTLVPVWIKMILNS
- a CDS encoding TolC family protein, with translation MKILKSLITLTFLLNLSLNAQQTITLDECQQLAKANYPLIKRSPLIEKTRDYTVENASKGWLPHINVTGQATYQNEVTQLPINIPNMSVEPLSKDQYKIYADIQQTVYDGGMISNQKKIAQIQSETEVQKNEVELNKLEERINQIYFGILQSQEQLQQTDLTKNDLENGLKKAEAQFQYGTILRSQVDVLKAQIISLEQRKIELQSLRKNFINMLAVFIKKNIDEQTVFQKPEKLLLTEANNRAELRVFDLQQKILETQKEIIESKNLPKLGAFFQGGYGKPGFNMLRNEFDLFYIGGIRLQIPITGFYTKKNELSLLDNQQQDLEIQRENFLFNQNFSNIQNNGDLEKLQKLIDKDNELIALRQSIKKASLAQLENGVITTSDYLREVNAEEQARIEKILHETQYLLTQYNLKAQLSQ